One window of the Flavobacteriaceae bacterium YJPT1-3 genome contains the following:
- the pxpA gene encoding 5-oxoprolinase subunit PxpA, whose product MTKIKSIDINADVGEGVGNEELLFPYLSSCNIACGGHAGDEQSMRAMVRLAKQYNLKIGAHPSFLDRKHFGRKIILTDGPDLRDTITTQITTLLDICKEEGVELHHIKPHGALYNYAAFDEFAARLVIETVEAIDSNLILYAPGHSDIVRLAEGRLKTFKEVFAERNYRDDYSLVPRSKPKAILTDETALKTHLEHLLLKQQIKTVSGVLLPVQMDTLCVHGDHQDAVGVVRLIHDFLAEHEIKIQ is encoded by the coding sequence ATGACGAAAATAAAAAGTATTGATATCAACGCCGATGTAGGCGAGGGCGTTGGGAATGAAGAGCTTCTTTTTCCCTACCTCAGTTCATGCAATATTGCTTGTGGAGGACATGCCGGGGATGAGCAAAGCATGCGGGCCATGGTGCGCCTGGCTAAGCAGTATAACCTCAAGATCGGGGCGCATCCCTCTTTTTTGGATCGAAAACACTTTGGTAGAAAGATCATTCTGACTGATGGCCCTGATTTGCGAGATACGATAACGACTCAGATCACAACGCTACTCGATATTTGCAAAGAGGAGGGGGTAGAACTGCACCACATAAAACCCCATGGAGCGCTCTATAATTATGCTGCCTTTGATGAATTTGCCGCTCGTCTGGTGATCGAAACGGTGGAAGCGATTGACTCGAATCTCATTTTATATGCACCCGGTCATTCGGATATTGTTCGGTTGGCCGAAGGTCGATTAAAGACGTTCAAAGAAGTCTTTGCGGAACGGAATTATCGGGATGATTACAGCCTGGTTCCCCGTTCGAAACCGAAGGCGATTCTGACCGATGAAACGGCTTTAAAAACCCATCTCGAACACCTGCTGTTGAAGCAGCAAATCAAGACCGTCTCCGGGGTATTGTTACCCGTTCAAATGGATACGCTTTGTGTTCATGGAGACCATCAGGATGCAGTAGGAGTAGTACGCTTGATTCACGATTTTTTAGCGGAGCATGAGATCAAAATACAATGA
- the pxpB gene encoding 5-oxoprolinase subunit PxpB — MREEMPIFSRLNEHSLLLQWKEKGNPIDLETLLFYKTKLQNKNTQSILEINNTYNSLLITYDCTIENIDSAFEAIAELIKDEEAPIQRSIRRFTLPVCYAAEFAMDQQEVSAYLKLPFEEVISLHSSFNYRIDFLGFLPGFPYLSGLPSELHMPRKKNPVQQVPQGAVGLAETQTGIYPQSSPGGWQIIGQTPVMIFDGQQQPPSPFLPGDEIRFQAIDEDQFMRLSEKVKSGMYTWQVETLSS; from the coding sequence ATGAGGGAAGAAATGCCTATCTTTAGTCGGCTCAATGAACACTCTTTATTGCTACAATGGAAGGAAAAAGGCAATCCTATTGATCTCGAAACCTTACTTTTTTATAAAACAAAGCTTCAAAATAAAAATACTCAATCAATACTTGAGATTAATAATACATACAACTCGCTATTAATTACTTACGATTGTACAATAGAAAATATTGATAGTGCTTTTGAGGCCATTGCTGAGTTGATTAAAGACGAAGAGGCACCTATTCAGAGATCGATCCGACGATTTACCCTACCGGTCTGTTATGCCGCAGAATTCGCAATGGATCAGCAGGAAGTATCGGCCTATCTTAAATTGCCTTTTGAGGAGGTGATTTCTCTTCACAGTTCCTTCAATTACCGAATTGATTTTTTAGGTTTTTTGCCCGGCTTTCCCTACCTCTCCGGACTGCCCTCAGAACTGCATATGCCCCGCAAGAAAAATCCGGTTCAGCAAGTCCCCCAAGGTGCTGTAGGTTTGGCTGAAACTCAAACCGGGATCTATCCGCAATCCAGTCCGGGTGGCTGGCAAATAATCGGGCAAACTCCGGTCATGATCTTCGACGGTCAGCAGCAACCCCCTTCTCCATTTTTACCGGGAGATGAAATCCGGTTTCAAGCGATTGATGAGGATCAGTTCATGCGTTTAAGCGAAAAGGTCAAAAGTGGAATGTATACCTGGCAGGTGGAAACCCTATCTTCATGA
- a CDS encoding biotin-dependent carboxyltransferase family protein — protein sequence MNQALVIQPGLLSTIQDQGRMGCRHWGIPQSGAMDQHSALVANRLLGNNESDAILEISLMGPKLQFEAKTQIAVAGAVFEMELNGAPIPMQQAITVEAGDVFHLKRLVYGCRAYLAVQGGWQTEQVLDSRSWYPGLTTHHRLRKGQSLAYPEFKEKVPDPSQNSVVQSPNWSESRLAVFAGSEFDQLSLAKQKRLFGLPLHLSPLMNRMAMQLEETLENRLPGLMTGPVVPGTVQLTPSGTLIVLMRDAQVTGGYPRVLQLTAQAIDLMAQKKQGDPVQFVRHQRFDEGIPRSL from the coding sequence ATGAATCAGGCCTTAGTCATTCAACCAGGATTACTCAGCACCATTCAAGATCAGGGCCGTATGGGATGTCGGCATTGGGGCATTCCCCAGAGTGGCGCTATGGATCAACATAGTGCGTTGGTCGCCAACCGGCTTTTAGGAAATAACGAAAGCGACGCGATTTTAGAGATCAGCTTGATGGGGCCTAAATTGCAATTTGAAGCAAAAACACAAATTGCGGTCGCCGGTGCGGTCTTTGAAATGGAGCTCAATGGTGCACCTATACCCATGCAACAAGCAATTACTGTTGAGGCCGGGGATGTATTTCATCTCAAACGTTTAGTTTATGGATGTCGTGCCTATCTCGCAGTTCAGGGTGGATGGCAAACGGAACAAGTGCTTGACAGTCGGAGTTGGTATCCGGGACTCACTACACACCATCGATTGCGCAAAGGGCAATCTTTGGCTTACCCTGAATTTAAAGAGAAGGTCCCCGACCCAAGCCAAAATAGTGTAGTTCAATCGCCCAACTGGAGTGAATCACGGCTAGCAGTGTTTGCCGGATCTGAATTCGATCAGTTAAGTTTGGCCAAGCAGAAGCGATTGTTTGGGCTTCCTTTGCATCTTTCTCCACTCATGAATCGCATGGCCATGCAGCTTGAAGAAACGCTGGAGAACAGGCTCCCCGGCTTAATGACCGGTCCGGTGGTTCCGGGTACCGTCCAGCTGACCCCTTCGGGAACCTTAATCGTCCTGATGCGCGATGCTCAGGTGACCGGGGGCTACCCTCGGGTGCTGCAACTCACAGCCCAGGCCATTGACCTGATGGCTCAGAAGAAGCAAGGTGATCCCGTTCAATTCGTTCGACACCAACGATTTGACGAGGGTATACCCAGAAGTCTCTAA
- a CDS encoding N-acetylmuramidase domain-containing protein, whose protein sequence is MRTLRYRSRDESVYLLNEILEDLGYEVTVQGYFNRATENAVKAFQKEHRLVVDGIVGPKTWSKLIAAQEAVTKFNTKFLAEEDLEAFASNYNLPLAVVKAVNQVESNGKGFLLDGRPKILFEGHVFWRQLKNKGLDPQDFVNKHTEDVLYPKWTSSHYEGGAKEYFRLTKAAGMSDLPEVHEAAYESASYGSFQIMGFHWKRLGYPSIDAFVAEQYTHERAHLEAFGRYLKAFDLLELLRTKQWSAFAKAYNGPSYAKHNYHGKLAKAYERYA, encoded by the coding sequence ATGAGAACCCTTCGCTACCGCTCCCGGGATGAATCGGTATACCTTTTAAATGAGATCCTGGAGGATCTGGGTTATGAGGTCACTGTACAGGGATATTTTAATCGCGCTACAGAAAATGCAGTAAAAGCTTTTCAAAAAGAACACCGTTTGGTGGTGGACGGTATCGTAGGGCCTAAGACCTGGTCCAAACTGATAGCCGCTCAGGAAGCTGTCACTAAATTCAATACCAAATTCCTGGCTGAAGAAGATTTAGAGGCTTTTGCTTCCAACTACAATTTGCCGCTGGCCGTGGTTAAAGCGGTCAATCAGGTCGAAAGTAATGGAAAAGGATTTCTGCTGGATGGCCGACCTAAGATTCTTTTTGAAGGTCACGTTTTCTGGCGTCAACTGAAAAACAAAGGGCTGGATCCCCAGGATTTTGTCAATAAGCATACGGAGGACGTGCTCTACCCCAAATGGACCTCCTCGCATTATGAAGGAGGCGCTAAGGAGTACTTTCGCCTGACCAAAGCCGCAGGCATGAGCGACCTGCCCGAAGTACACGAGGCGGCGTATGAATCGGCTTCCTATGGCAGTTTCCAGATCATGGGCTTTCATTGGAAGCGGCTGGGCTACCCCAGTATTGATGCCTTTGTAGCAGAACAATACACCCATGAGCGCGCCCATCTGGAAGCCTTTGGACGCTACCTCAAGGCCTTTGATCTTCTTGAACTGTTAAGGACTAAGCAGTGGTCCGCTTTCGCGAAAGCATACAACGGTCCTTCCTATGCCAAGCATAACTACCACGGCAAACTGGCCAAAGCCTACGAGCGCTACGCCTGA
- a CDS encoding phage tail sheath subtilisin-like domain-containing protein, translated as MAKHYKSPGVYVEEVPFQRPPITAVATSEALFLGYTSIGSLSGNADLTRVVSVSDFEHHFGAALPYRIKRIAFDSTSQLQDLQMTLVSQLYEQVRMFFANGGQACYVGSIGNFEAACTDASVETLQKYRDLLEQSATIADISLISIADAVYLPRGKREQLQETLLRHCAEHQRFGVLDLPKGNSTNWSAKLNKFRSGLAAEHRELGAAYYPWLRSHYTKDLDAATLQALLQLPFSDPEILVNGEAITTAQLVADASKMQQIQHKIKAKRITLAPSGAALGIYARVDQQRGVWKAPANVTVLSIQRPAIPLNSQAQHSLVNDPQGMSINPMVSFPGRGHRVWGAKTLASNHSEKRYLNVVRTLQMIKRSIDQALTAYAFEPNTAATWLAVEGSVHNFFDHLWRQGALQGSKTEEAFFVKIGLGETMSQQDIDNHRMILQYGLAFVRPAEFHIQQHLIQQHTS; from the coding sequence ATGGCCAAGCACTATAAAAGTCCGGGAGTTTACGTGGAGGAAGTTCCCTTTCAGCGGCCTCCGATTACCGCTGTAGCCACTTCGGAAGCTTTATTTTTGGGCTATACTTCTATTGGCAGCCTTTCGGGGAATGCAGACCTGACCAGGGTTGTCTCGGTATCCGACTTTGAACATCACTTTGGAGCGGCTCTTCCCTATAGGATCAAACGCATTGCGTTTGACAGTACCTCTCAACTGCAGGATCTCCAAATGACCCTTGTTTCTCAATTGTATGAACAAGTCCGTATGTTCTTTGCCAATGGGGGTCAGGCCTGTTACGTAGGGAGTATTGGGAATTTTGAAGCGGCATGTACAGATGCCTCGGTTGAGACCCTGCAAAAATACAGAGACCTGTTGGAGCAGAGTGCAACTATCGCTGACATCAGCCTGATCAGCATCGCGGACGCTGTTTATCTTCCCCGAGGCAAACGGGAGCAATTGCAGGAGACGCTATTGAGACATTGTGCTGAACATCAAAGGTTCGGCGTTCTTGATCTTCCTAAAGGCAATTCGACCAATTGGTCGGCCAAGCTCAATAAGTTTCGTAGTGGATTAGCTGCTGAGCATCGCGAACTGGGCGCTGCGTACTATCCCTGGTTAAGGAGCCACTATACCAAAGACCTGGACGCTGCGACGTTGCAGGCGCTACTACAACTGCCCTTCAGCGATCCGGAGATCCTGGTAAACGGAGAGGCGATTACAACAGCTCAACTTGTAGCGGACGCCTCAAAAATGCAACAAATTCAACATAAAATCAAGGCAAAAAGAATCACATTAGCTCCCAGTGGAGCTGCTCTGGGAATATACGCCCGGGTGGATCAACAGCGTGGTGTATGGAAGGCTCCCGCCAACGTTACTGTCTTGAGTATTCAACGCCCGGCCATTCCCTTAAATAGTCAGGCGCAACATAGTCTGGTTAATGATCCCCAGGGTATGTCCATCAATCCTATGGTATCCTTTCCCGGAAGAGGTCATCGCGTTTGGGGTGCCAAAACGCTTGCTTCTAACCATTCCGAAAAACGATACCTTAATGTGGTACGCACCCTTCAAATGATCAAAAGGTCCATCGATCAAGCCTTAACGGCCTACGCTTTTGAACCCAATACCGCTGCGACCTGGTTAGCGGTTGAGGGTAGTGTACATAATTTCTTTGACCACTTATGGCGACAGGGGGCTTTACAAGGAAGCAAAACGGAGGAGGCTTTTTTCGTCAAAATCGGACTGGGAGAAACCATGAGCCAACAGGATATTGACAATCATCGCATGATTTTACAATACGGGCTTGCCTTTGTTCGACCAGCCGAATTTCACATACAGCAACACCTCATACAACAGCATACATCATGA